In Arachis hypogaea cultivar Tifrunner chromosome 7, arahy.Tifrunner.gnm2.J5K5, whole genome shotgun sequence, the genomic window GAATTTTGAGTATGTATATCTAACAATCTTGCATCTGTACGTACGTATTCGTATTCTTCTTTTGTGTTTTTATGAGAACTTTTTTATTATGATACTTAATTAGCTTTTCTTCTCCCTTTCGACAGTTGAGTTTAATCATCAATtcaaaagaaataattaaatgaaatagGTACAAAATTCTCTGATGTGCCCCAAAGAAAAGGGAATTAACAACTAACTAACATCGTTTTTCATCTGTTGTATTCACCTgagtttcttcttttaatttctagAACCGTCTACACTCAACTCCTTTATTTATTACAATTATAATGTTTTTTCAAACTTAATAATCCATCTCGAATTCTGAATTGGCAGTTAGAAGTTGGAAGCTTGGAGTAGGAAAATCCTTGGAACCCGCCACACACAATCTCTTTGTAACGTGActtatttttgtaatatatatttaaatagctcattaaaaaattttacttcgaacgcttttgtttttaatttttttattgtattaatatttttaaattttataaaaataagacatataaatttttattttagtaagatttattattttcacttgcttttatgttttatttttataaaatttaaaaatctcaacgtaatttaattttttgaataaaaatgtctaatacaaaatttttaagaaatttatttgagtATAAACTTTTTTTATGCGTATAATATAACATTTTTGTTATTAGATTGAACTGCATGTGTTACGGTTGTTCTTTCATTCATACTATTATTAGATAACAAATTGGTTCACTCTCCTTTAATTATATCTCGCAACAGTCTATCTATCTATCATATAAATGGAAAAAATCCATTTGGTATAAAAAAGAGTGAGACACATTTCAGAATGCTTTGATTTATCTCCACCTAATAAGTGACACGAAGGCTTTGTTATTATTAGGCTGATTAAAAAGTAGCTCATGATAATTATCGAAATTATTGATGGAGacacattattatttattaggaCTGAATTAAACCTTGAAACGACGTTTACTAGTTGATATATTGTTATCAAATTGAATACcaaattaaaaaccgaaaaatcaATTAAACCTTTTTATGATCATCAACAAGTTACACTAGAATTTATATCCTCCATATATAATCTAAATTTTAAACCGTATACTTAATTGATCAGAAGAATTTCCACACCTATTCATGGTGAAAGAAATTAAATCTTAATTGTATGCTTTTGAATAAAGAAAAACAGGTATATTCACTTTCATATTACTctgttttttatgtatttattttggcTTAACTTTAAAAGTGTTATAGGATTGATTAATGAGTGAATAACTATTAGTATAgttaaaaagtgggaaaaatatatTATGTAAAAATGACATCATTTTTGTGATGAGTAAAACTTGCGAGTTCTAACATGTAAAATCAAAGCCAACAAAGTCCCAAACCAACAAAGACAACCCCATACGATAAAAGTGTCTCTATAACATTCCATTCCAATACACTTCCCAGAATAATAACGTTGTTGGCGATTTCCTTCATTATGGTAAACAAGTGCAGCAGAGTAACCAAAGAGAAATGAACCCATTGGAATATTTGCCACCACAACGTTATGGTTCACTGAGAAATTGTTTGTCCCAAATAACTCACTTGTGGTTGAGACCGAAGTTGAAGTGATTGCTCCAGTGCACACTCCAATTATGGCAGTGCTTATGTATAGGGCTAGGTGTGTTTTGTTTAGGAGCAAGAAGAATGCACCTGCTATTGGTGCCATCATTGCTACCATTGATCCTGGTCTTGATATTACATACTTGCCCCTACAAAATCATAAGAGCACAAATGATATTCTTTTAGCAGTGTTAGCCaagtgtatatcaaaattaatcatcaaaatagaatatatattaaaataaaaatatatattaaaaataaattatgttaaatatgtagatcataaataatttagtagttgatttttaatgtgcaaataatatttttacataaacaATTAACATAAAAACAAGACTTTTTTAACTCAAAAATAGGAATATTAGTCTcaatattttatgataaaaataaaatatttttatttggttgGTGATTTTAGAGCTTTTATGTATCTacgtaaaaagattttgaaaatagtatGAAAAATAATATGCAATCTTGTTATTTGAACCCATTGTTAGTGTCGGACACCATATATTAAACGgaggaaagaaaaaagagaaaaaggaaaatgaaaaaggcaagtgggaaaaaaaaaagaatttaaagttATGTGATAAACAATTAGTGTAAACACCAAAAGTAGGTTGGAcattttttcaataataaaatattaattaaagtaaatttATAGCTTTTTTCAAGTAGTTGCATGCCATTGGAGTAGAAACAAAATTTATTCTCTTATTCTTCACTAAGGTAGAGTTGTTGATCAACTAACATAGTAATAGGCTAATAGCCATGAATTATATGATGAATATGTAATAACTACAAATGTTGTTAGATAGTGAAGAGAATGTGTAATTTTACCTGTAAAAGTAGTCCATAAGAGATGGCATGAGCCTTCCAAAGAATCCAAAAGATGAAGACAAAGACACCAAAGAAGAAGTGGCAGAGCAACCCCTTGACTCAGCAATTTGTCCCAAATTATTAAGAAACACCAAACCAAGTGTTGCACCAAAGAAATACACAAAGAAATATAGCCAAAAATCTATTCTTCTAATCATCAACATCACTCCAATCTCTTCTCTACTTCTACTAATAATtacttcttcattatcatcatgaaCATCTTCTGTGATATCTTCACTCTCTTTCAcctcattattattattgctctcttCCACACATACCCTTAATGAATTCTCTCTATTTGTTTGCCATGATCCAACGAGTTCATTGATCTTCATTGAAAATGGGACTAATAGAGGGATCAAAAGGGACACTATAATACCAAAAAGGTTACCCTTTTGAGATATCTTGCTAGATACAAATTCCAAGCTTGTGATCACAGAATAAACCCCAGTTGCAATTGTAATGAAAAACATAACAACAAACCCAACACCCATTTTTCTATTCCTTGTGGTGGCATCAATTTCTCCAAGTATAAAAGAAGCTACTAATCCAACAATCAAtggtatagtagagtttagaagGAGAAAGATTGTAGCTTTATTTTTGTTGTGCATGGAAATAGCATCAAGAATGGTGTTATAAATCTTAGCACTTAATCCTTGGTAACTTGTTGTGATTCCAACAGCAACTTGTTGATCAGAAGAGAAGTTCCTAATTGTGACAACATAGCAAACAGTGTTGATCCAGCAAATGCTGTTTCCGGCTATAACTGTTAGCAAGAACACATGCCAATAGGACAAAGAAGAGACTTGGTTTGTTATGAAGAGATATTGGACACCATAGCCAACCAAACCAAGTGTTGTTCCAATCATTAGGACAAGCCAAAGGGGTAGGTAAATCGCCGCCATGCCGGAGAAAAAGCCGAAGAGCTTTCCGGCATCGGAGGCGAAAGCAAGGTTGTTGAGTTGAACTTGGGATATTGAGAGGAGTTGCTTTAGTTGTGAGGAGTAAGCTGGGAAATTTGTATTTGTTCCATTTATGGCTTGGAGCCAAATGATTCCCACAAGACTCAACCATTGAAAGGCACTTGAAGAAGCCATTCTTGCTAAGAGAAGAAGCTTTTCACAATATTTTGAAAACCTTCAGTTGTGAGGCTTTATATCCTaccaataaagaaaaaggaatgaCAAAATTAGAAACTTCAGGTGTGAAAATATATTAATGTACAagatttcttatttaaataaaactgttaaaaatataataattcatgTGTATCTTTTTATGATATgacattaaaattattataatttgaaaGTTTAGATTTTGATtcttattaacaaaaaaaattaatacaagacaaattaaaaaagggaaagaagatctacgtaaaaaaaaattatgcaaataaaaaaactattaaacttatattgttttaaaaaaaaattagtttcatcaCATAAATAATGTAATAATATTAGATTGATTGAGTGATAAATACGCTTGTCTTCTTATTCATAATCTCAAATTTGATacttgcatataaaaaaaatgatgttaaaaaaaatatagttatagtTTTTTGAGTCAAAActagtcaaattttaataataaattcaaatgctaaataaaaaaataaataaatccactACCTATGTGGCTGTACTTATTAAAATGTGGTTTTATATCAACCACCTATGCTTTGAAaaattgtgttgtgtgaaaagaGAAGACATGCATATAACATATGTAATATACAATACAGTGTTACAATTTTGGATTTTGCTAAAAAGACATGTCTGCCTTATTAATTAATTGTGGAGATAGACAGAAAATGAAGTTGTTCTATGAACTATTAAGTGTTATAACATGCTGCAGGAATATACATACCGTGGCTTGATGATGAAGTGTAAAGAGAACAAATTCATTGATGTCATTTCTCATGTCATTCTCTGTTCTCTTGTATATTATATACACTCTGTTTCACACTTCACATAATATTAGGTTcaacaatgctagggaaccaactCTATATAAGCCAAGAAACAGTCAATTGGTAACTGGATGTTGCTACTAATAGGCATAcagatgtttctttttcttgtaaattggatggttttggatatgatttctatgtttcatgtgttacgcattaataaaacataattaattatatggaatCAACTAATGAATGATCAAAGCATCTGTTCCGTAATTCTCTCCTaggtcaacaataatttaacaaacaaattaaattataaattaataaaactaattataattaattatgttgttccattcttgactgattattagttggttccatatacttttcctattAGGTTCGATTTTGAGGTAACTTATGTCGTCAGTTATACGTAATCTAAGAGGATTGTTGTGGGCCAGTCAGATATTTTTCTTGTTTCTGAACCATACAATAGCTTGGACCCCCTTTGAAATTTTGAACCCTTCCCTTGCTTAGCTTCTTATTACAAAATACTTGATTCAATGCTTTAGTGATTTCATTTGTACTTATCCACCACATTACATATATTTTCGATAAAAAAtgcaaaaatatttatgttttaataataaaaatattatataattgatATTAACGACTAAAATTACTAAAACaccaatattcttattatatttaaaaaagtagtgcaaatatgaaaagaaaaaaaaaaggaagatatATACTTGTTTTGTGCATCATTTCACATTTTAGTTGGTTGTTTTTCATATCTGATTTCAGCAGTAATGTTTTCAATAAGCCTTCTTACATAGTTTATTGATTTTGATATCAAATTGCCAACAATTTTAGTGATACTTTTTCATGTATGTTACAATAATGGAGGGTAAATTATTTTAGATATGTATATAGTTtcacttaattattaattaagtgtGTTTATATACAATTTAAgaatttataatcaaattttaattaatatcacaAAATTTCTAACCAAATTTCTCCatagtaaaaaactaaaaatgtttttcaacTAAATTTATTTAGTTTCAGTTTTCTTGATCAAGTATTTttatattgaataattttttcttaaaaaaaattgaatatagtaaaaatttaatcacaaaatttTTAACCAGAATCTAAGGGTCTAGAAAAAtacatttataaataaataattaattgaaaataCTTAAATTTTCATACAATAGAAAAGCTTTATAATTAGTCTTTTACTTCTTATGGTCTTAAACTTTCATAGAATTAAGAACCGgagaaagagaaaagatagagagataagagtaaaattatatatctttaatagtgtttttatacttttttttgttatttttacaaAGAGTAATTTTTACATTTATATATTATACACAGCATTAACACTTAATGCATATATCAAGAATCTGTTAAAGACTCTAGTAACTAACTAACAGGATTGGTTTAGCTATGGAATCAGTTTCATCCTTTTGATATTCTACAATAACATTCTTCTTCAAACTCAGAGAGGAATTTTGAATCACCCTGAATTTGCTTTTGAGTTGTTCAAAATTATTACTAGACAAGAGTTTGGTGAAGACATCAGCTATTTGAAAAGTTGATGGTATATGTACAATGTAAAACTGGCCTTTATATTAGATAAttagattaaaaattttaattagactCTTTTTAACTACTTTTGTTAAGAAATACAAGTTTTAATTTGATGTaggataaattataaaatatactaaaattattgttttttctcaaaaataataactaataaaaatgtaattacAAAATTTTCATCAAGCATATGaaatcaattataaatttttgaaaCAGTAAGAATCTAATAGAAAGATTagataatagaataattaaacaacACTTAAGTACAAACTTTTGGACTACAAAAACAACTAACTGAAAAAACAAATTATAGAAAACTGTAAAGTAATTAAAACGTTTAAAGTGCTTTTTTTTGTCATGAACATTTAAAGTACTTACATCAGTTAGTTGACCATGGACAGGACATGATTGATATAACACATGGACAGTGTTTGGTTTatgcatttatttattattttttggcaGCTGACACTTTAGTTAAAGTGGTAaattaattaatctttttttCTTCCATGggtaaattaattaatcaagcgCCTCTAATTTTTGGTCTTGGTTTGCTACTCAGAACCAGGATGGAACATCGATGACCAAAGGGCGGAACAggaccaaaaacaaaaaagaaccAGGACAGGACAACAACTAGGAAGGGGAAGGGTAAAAGGAGAACAGGGAAAActcatcatttttttattttttggtgttaATAACCTCTTATCATTCAACATGGTTTCTTTTTTGGTCATGGTATGGGCCGGAAAGTCCGACCCACACCCAAAAACAATAGCCGACCCAGCCCAACAGCTAACATTATTACAAAACGTGACTCTCCCTTCATAAACCCTGAACATGGTTTCTGAATGAAAATCTTATCTTCTTTTCTGGATCAGATATAAAactgtttttcaaaattatggTGAACCAGACCGTGGGCTTTATAGCCCTAACCCGAAAAGGTTGGGTTTTTGTTGGCTATTGGGCTAATCAAGCCTCCATAGGTATTGCTATAGTAAAGAGTAATGTTATAAGTTGTGGAACAAAAGAGTAATGTTATAAGTTATAACATCCCACCAAAAAAACAAGGTAATGTttctaaaaaattaactataatttttatttttcacttaactTTATCTTTTACCAAAACAATTTTAATGTTACAAAAATATTGCATcttgtatttattttgtgtttttattttatttttattttaaaattttgtgaaaaaaagataataatagaataataaaattatatatttatttttattttttatataatactacaaataaaaataaaaaataaaaatacaaaatcaagTGCACCTAAAGTTTccactttccaatgcatttttgGTTTCCAGATATACAATAATACAAGTTAATAAGGAGACTTCAAATTAAACGCTACTATATACCCCAGTCAAATAGTCAATATATAAAGCTTTGTAACAATCTTCATAAAAGTAAGAAAACAAATAATTGAGTACTATCGTAAATTATTATACAAAACAGAACTTGAGAAAAAATACAGCACATATGATACTGatatgaaaaagaaagagaatttgAGAAATACTTGTTCATATATAGGTTGTGGTGGCTTTTGTTCTCTATATGCAGAGCAAATGCCATTGCTGCCGTCGATCTTCCCATATCTCCAGCGTAATATTGAGAGTGATGAGAATTTATATAGAAAGGAAATAAAGATTATTGTGAGTTAATTATTGTCCTGATCAATTTGGTTTCAGATCTAGGCCACGGATATTTGAAGATATTTGATCATGCGGTAatgttagagaaaaaaaaaatcaaaacttgtcttatttaatatttattaattgttacaacaattaataaatattaaataagataaattttaactaattttaattaattttttgttattaaatattttcgagaatcgaattataaaaaaaataattacaaaaaaaatgtcAAGAAGATCAATATATTAATGACAGTTGTGCATGTTTTGGGATTTAATCTCTCTTATTTTTGGAAGAAAATTTCGTTGATCTCCATCAAACAATGAAAATagggatttgattgaaaatatttgtaaACTATACAAATttgattttaagaaaaaataataaaatccaatTAAAAATGATCTAAAATTATAAGACCTAATAATAGAGTAAAGGTAagcaatttttctattttttttttattatacttcATTGATCAAATTGACATTAAAGGTTGGATAGGGGTGCACAGACTCGGCCCGGTTCGAAGGCCCGGTCCGGTTCCGAACACTTTAGGAACTAATTTGGAGTGATTTtatcgggtttagggtcgggtacgggtctcaaaaatagacccggtcattatttcgggtcgggtccgggccatagctcgggtcacccgaagtcggcccggtggcccggtcatcatacacaattaatattttgtgttattaatgatggatcatgactattcttacgtggaatttaagtattgtaaaccttaatattttgtgttattagtcattataagattataagttaatgttttacgtttagaatgcataagattttagactaatacataagattgtgttatttgtattgatttaaatatttggtattattagacaatattagtattgattgtggttatgctttaatattgattgtggttatactttaattttgaagaatggttggttcttgttatatttttccaagtgaattttaccatgttaactaaTAACTAATGATTGGagccttggaaatttggatatttttacatgctagtttacaagaaggtatcaacgtaatgtaatgttaacggcccgattttcacccggttttcacccggtataattgtggcccgaaagtgtattggtttcattgGGTCTAAGACcgagttcgggtctaataaatagacccggtgtatatttcgggttGGGTCTGAGTCACGTCAAACCCGacttcacccgacccatgtgcacccctaaggTTGAATATTATTCCAAGAACCAGAAGGGTATCATCATCATTAATTCATTTAAGTGAATATCCCCTGCCCTCAACAATTTTCCGTTTTCATCGGCACTTGAAGCAAAGAATAAGAAGCAGCATAGTATTACTTTTTCGTTCGTAGGAACTCATCATATGATTACTCATGGATGTTCTACCAATAACTAATTAATGGAGGAACAATTTTGTTTCATTCAATGCTCAAATCTATTACCACCAATTACTACTCTAGTTTGATCAATCATTGGTGACATAGTCTTCTTGTACTCAGTGGCGgagcttgaaacaaaattttgaaggggccagatagaagataattgctaagatattttttttaatggatcCATTTAAGATAAACTCGTCTAACCTCATCTCTTTtatttgggtgatattgccaaatttgaagCCATTTTTCAGGGTATCGTTCcaaagaattaaggtcaaactcatcagatgcaactctttaaacttttgaaggttgtatcttattttcttcgtgattcattaaagtagaagaactatctataggtgttgatattgtaaaagttatatgtttttcttctaatattagccttcctcttaaaaaaaatgcatcatcaactctttgattttttatgattattttatataaaaatttgaatatatatccggtaaaatatgtaaaaaagaaattataaggacaaataaaatttataatatttattgaatttttttatcaatttatataaatacaataatatcaatacttattaaatattctaatattttttatcatataaaaaaattaaattaaataaacagtaaaatataaaataatattaaattatataaataaaaaatacctaatttttttatatttgaactcaaagatagagggagtgttgcttattgaatagagagCTGCGAAATACGAATACACTCAGTTCAGTCCAAATTCGATATGTTTtgaatgtttaaaactaaaaattattgtgtaataaaagcaagagatgaagattgaactttgtaattttaagtcataataaaatatttgagccaactgaaatattttttattttttaaaaaaatattactaattttttaataaaaatttgggAGGGCCATGGCCATCCCTTGTCTAAACTAAGTTCCGCCACTGCTTATACTCTTTGAAGAAGAGGGTGCGCCTCTCAATCTATAACTTGCATAAAACATGATTTTAAAAACCGAATTAGCAATTAAATCGATAGAGTTcgaagtttaaaaatttaaaattttaataaaaaaactaattataattgaattaaatataataaaattatatatttatatataaaatatataattttttagaaatatttttttatattttattattttaaattaattaaccaCTAAAAGACTAAACTGACTCAACGGATTAATCTTAGAATTTGATGGATTTTTCCAAATTTCTGAGCAGTTCATTACTAACCGATCTTTATTCTGAATCAAATTGATTCGGTAATCGATTTTTGGTTAAATAAATTGGTTTTTGATTCTTAATCTAATTCTCAAAACAATAGAATAAACTAACTCTATTGATATAATggataattatgtaaaaaaattgaaCCTCAAGTGAAATCGTAAATTTACCGTTGATACAAATAAAcatcaaatattattttaacataatataataccataaatcctaaaccttaaatgtaataattttattctaactaaatatgataaaatataaaGTGATAATTTATTACATTCCATATAAAATATTTGGCTTGCTAGTCCTTCAAGCTTCCGGtagctttattattattattatgaaaataagaattagaatttaagaaaagagaaaagaaaaaaaaaatagaaagtagTGTTTAAAATATGGTTATACTCTTAAGACACctataacaaatatatttataacatttttttggATGTTTTTAGTGATAGTGATAGACTAGTAtctcattaaaattttattaattaaaaattctaaaaaaaaaattagtgaagaAAAAGAATATACTATCTTGTAATAATACGTTAGTTAGTTGCATTGTTAAAAATTTACCAGAAAAAATCTAGAGCGAAATAAAAATCATAGTTAAGGAAAAAGTACAATCTTTAATTCTTTATTATTCCCTTTAATAATTacatcatttgatattttttcgTTGATGCATCTCACTCTTAGATACTAGCTTTTCAAATGTTGAAATAAGTAGTGTTTTAGTGAACAAATCtgctaaattattattataacaaatttttaaacgTCTGTATCATTACTTTGTTGAAAATCATgagagtaaaaaaattttaataaaatatgctttgttctactTTTTTTGATCTATAATTTTTTAGTTGATGTATGCAAGTAGAGTTATATTGCTGGTATTTATTTATGGGTAAGCCACACATATCTTGAATATGTTAGGTGATTGACCTAAGCTAAATATATTCTCAAGTCACTTCATAAATTGCCAATATTTCTGCATGATTTGAGGAGGCTACAGCTATGGTTTGCTTTGTTGAGTACCAATATTATATTTGTTCATCCATTTGTAAATAAATAACATGTTTGTAACTTGCCTTTATGTagattaggaagaaaagaaaacctgTATGAAATATTGATTCATACAATAAAATAAGCCCTTATCAATAAATCCTTAAAGATATCTTAATATATGTTTGGTACCATTCCAATATCTTCTATTTGGATAGGGGCTAAATCTCAATAACAAATTTACTGGAAAAGTTATAACAGACCTGCTAAATATACAAGTCTTTTTACcttacaagtcatacaagttggGCCAAACCCAATAAAAAGGACGCTCACCCATACGAGTGTGTTAACACGCGCTCTACTCAACG contains:
- the LOC112702713 gene encoding protein NUCLEAR FUSION DEFECTIVE 4, encoding MASSSAFQWLSLVGIIWLQAINGTNTNFPAYSSQLKQLLSISQVQLNNLAFASDAGKLFGFFSGMAAIYLPLWLVLMIGTTLGLVGYGVQYLFITNQVSSLSYWHVFLLTVIAGNSICWINTVCYVVTIRNFSSDQQVAVGITTSYQGLSAKIYNTILDAISMHNKNKATIFLLLNSTIPLIVGLVASFILGEIDATTRNRKMGVGFVVMFFITIATGVYSVITSLEFVSSKISQKGNLFGIIVSLLIPLLVPFSMKINELVGSWQTNRENSLRVCVEESNNNNEVKESEDITEDVHDDNEEVIISRSREEIGVMLMIRRIDFWLYFFVYFFGATLGLVFLNNLGQIAESRGCSATSSLVSLSSSFGFFGRLMPSLMDYFYRGKYVISRPGSMVAMMAPIAGAFFLLLNKTHLALYISTAIIGVCTGAITSTSVSTTSELFGTNNFSVNHNVVVANIPMGSFLFGYSAALVYHNEGNRQQRYYSGKCIGMECYRDTFIVWGCLCWFGTLLALILHVRTRKFYSSQK